From one Anguilla rostrata isolate EN2019 chromosome 12, ASM1855537v3, whole genome shotgun sequence genomic stretch:
- the LOC135236317 gene encoding uncharacterized protein LOC135236317 isoform X2 translates to MVRLFAACNYCSRNHHATKAKKFPWKMALGSTAVLIIFLFCYSSQLFVWPNVWLAKKADSRNATLTPVSGSKMFLLNAYLEHRTWNASVRFITIAWRSEKIDYSCVFTCNEGLVPSPAKLTVHPSHFWFPYGTADLLCEIPPGCSKLRAAVTTDGGSTSNLTFLPVRNQKRRESNFPVDFTICHSTMFNKYNNVLQFVQAMEMYQLLGAKRVVLYKTDCSPDMEEVLRYYRDIGLIEIIDWPIDKYIKVSSSWIASESPGDLHYYGQIPVLNDCVYRNMYRTKYLFMHDPDEIILPLQNVTWYEFLSTLEQKYSSDASFYFENNVFPIEELEESGKYNLSQWAGIPGVNFLRHVMREPIPKRHFTTGKLIVNPRRLFEISVHTIKKQSHRTVEVPYDFARLYHMRRRKNTKLKREDLVMDKALWRYAPEMIRGVDHALSKMDLPSRRLNSAVHP, encoded by the coding sequence ATGGTGCGACTGTTTGCAGCTTGCAATTACTGCTCAAGAAACCATCATGCAACCAAGGCAAAGAAGTTTCCCTGGAAAATGGCTTTGGGGTCAACTGCAGTACTTAtcatcttcctgttctgctATTCATCACAGCTCTTCGTATGGCCCAATGTATGGTTGGCCAAAAAGGCAGACTCGAGAAATGCCACGCTCACCCCTGTTAGCGgatctaaaatgtttttgttgaacGCGTACCTTGAACACCGCACCTGGAATGCCAGCGTTCGGTTCATCACCATCGCGTGGCGTTCGGAGAAGATTGACTATAGCTGCGTCTTCACCTGCAACGAGGGGCTCGTCCCCTCTCCCGCAAAGCTGACGGTGCACCCGTCGCACTTTTGGTTCCCCTACGGCACCGCGGATCTGCTGTGCGAAATCCCTCCTGGGTGCTCCAAACTTCGCGCTGCCGTGACCACCGACGGAGGAAGCACGTCCAACCTGACCTTCCTTCCGGTTCGCAACCAGAAGCGACGGGAGTCCAACTTCCCGGTGGACTTTACCATCTGCCACTCCACCATGTTCAACAAATACAACAACGTCTTACAGTTTGTGCAAGCCATGGAAATGTACCAGCTCCTGGGGGCCAAGCGCGTGGTCCTCTACAAAACCGACTGTAGTCCAGACATGGAAGAAGTGTTGCGCTACTACAGAGACATTGGACTCATTGAGATCATTGACTGGCCCATAGACAAATACATCAAGGTGTCATCTAGTTGGATTGCTTCGGAATCACCCGGAGACCTACATTACTACGGCCAAATCCCAGTGCTGAATGACTGCGTATACAGGAACATGTACCGGACGAAGTACCTGTTCATGCACGACCCGGATGAGATCATTCTCCCGCTGCAGAACGTCACCTGGTACGAGTTCCTGAGTACTCTCGAACAGAAGTACAGCAGCGATGCCAGCTTCTACTTCGAGAACAACGTCTTCCCCATCGAGGAGCTCGAAGAAAGCGGCAAGTACAATTTGTCGCAGTGGGCGGGGATCCCTGGAGTTAACTTCCTGCGGCACGTCATGCGAGAGCCCATTCCCAAAAGACACTTCACCACCGGGAAGCTGATTGTGAACCCTAGGCGGTTGTTTGAAATTAGCGTGCACACCATAAAGAAGCAGTCTCACCGGACCGTGGAAGTGCCGTACGACTTTGCGAGATTGTACCACATGAGACGCCGCAAGAACACGAAGCTGAAAAGGGAGGACTTGGTGATGGACAAGGCTCTGTGGAGGTACGCCCCAGAGATGATCAGGGGAGTCGATCACGCACTCAGCAAAATGGACCTGCCTTCTCGAAGGCTAAACTCTGCCGTGCACCCTTAA
- the LOC135236317 gene encoding uncharacterized protein LOC135236317 isoform X1: MQIGSKMVRLFAACNYCSRNHHATKAKKFPWKMALGSTAVLIIFLFCYSSQLFVWPNVWLAKKADSRNATLTPVSGSKMFLLNAYLEHRTWNASVRFITIAWRSEKIDYSCVFTCNEGLVPSPAKLTVHPSHFWFPYGTADLLCEIPPGCSKLRAAVTTDGGSTSNLTFLPVRNQKRRESNFPVDFTICHSTMFNKYNNVLQFVQAMEMYQLLGAKRVVLYKTDCSPDMEEVLRYYRDIGLIEIIDWPIDKYIKVSSSWIASESPGDLHYYGQIPVLNDCVYRNMYRTKYLFMHDPDEIILPLQNVTWYEFLSTLEQKYSSDASFYFENNVFPIEELEESGKYNLSQWAGIPGVNFLRHVMREPIPKRHFTTGKLIVNPRRLFEISVHTIKKQSHRTVEVPYDFARLYHMRRRKNTKLKREDLVMDKALWRYAPEMIRGVDHALSKMDLPSRRLNSAVHP; this comes from the coding sequence attgGAAGCAAAATGGTGCGACTGTTTGCAGCTTGCAATTACTGCTCAAGAAACCATCATGCAACCAAGGCAAAGAAGTTTCCCTGGAAAATGGCTTTGGGGTCAACTGCAGTACTTAtcatcttcctgttctgctATTCATCACAGCTCTTCGTATGGCCCAATGTATGGTTGGCCAAAAAGGCAGACTCGAGAAATGCCACGCTCACCCCTGTTAGCGgatctaaaatgtttttgttgaacGCGTACCTTGAACACCGCACCTGGAATGCCAGCGTTCGGTTCATCACCATCGCGTGGCGTTCGGAGAAGATTGACTATAGCTGCGTCTTCACCTGCAACGAGGGGCTCGTCCCCTCTCCCGCAAAGCTGACGGTGCACCCGTCGCACTTTTGGTTCCCCTACGGCACCGCGGATCTGCTGTGCGAAATCCCTCCTGGGTGCTCCAAACTTCGCGCTGCCGTGACCACCGACGGAGGAAGCACGTCCAACCTGACCTTCCTTCCGGTTCGCAACCAGAAGCGACGGGAGTCCAACTTCCCGGTGGACTTTACCATCTGCCACTCCACCATGTTCAACAAATACAACAACGTCTTACAGTTTGTGCAAGCCATGGAAATGTACCAGCTCCTGGGGGCCAAGCGCGTGGTCCTCTACAAAACCGACTGTAGTCCAGACATGGAAGAAGTGTTGCGCTACTACAGAGACATTGGACTCATTGAGATCATTGACTGGCCCATAGACAAATACATCAAGGTGTCATCTAGTTGGATTGCTTCGGAATCACCCGGAGACCTACATTACTACGGCCAAATCCCAGTGCTGAATGACTGCGTATACAGGAACATGTACCGGACGAAGTACCTGTTCATGCACGACCCGGATGAGATCATTCTCCCGCTGCAGAACGTCACCTGGTACGAGTTCCTGAGTACTCTCGAACAGAAGTACAGCAGCGATGCCAGCTTCTACTTCGAGAACAACGTCTTCCCCATCGAGGAGCTCGAAGAAAGCGGCAAGTACAATTTGTCGCAGTGGGCGGGGATCCCTGGAGTTAACTTCCTGCGGCACGTCATGCGAGAGCCCATTCCCAAAAGACACTTCACCACCGGGAAGCTGATTGTGAACCCTAGGCGGTTGTTTGAAATTAGCGTGCACACCATAAAGAAGCAGTCTCACCGGACCGTGGAAGTGCCGTACGACTTTGCGAGATTGTACCACATGAGACGCCGCAAGAACACGAAGCTGAAAAGGGAGGACTTGGTGATGGACAAGGCTCTGTGGAGGTACGCCCCAGAGATGATCAGGGGAGTCGATCACGCACTCAGCAAAATGGACCTGCCTTCTCGAAGGCTAAACTCTGCCGTGCACCCTTAA